Sequence from the Rhodohalobacter sp. 614A genome:
TTTTATTTCTGCCGCTTGCCAATCTCAGCATCAATATGATTTCGATGTTTGGCTTTCTGGTAGTTCTTGGAATTGTAGTGGATGATGCCATTGTGGTGGGTGAAAATGTGTACGAATATCGCGAACGAGGCTACAGTTTCCTGGATGCAGCCATTGAGGGAACAAAAGACATGGGACGCCCGGTTACTTTTGCGATCCTTACCAATATTATCGCATTTGTTCCCCTGCTCTTCATGCCTGGTGTCACCGGCAAATACTGGTGGCCCCTTCCTGCTGTTGTGATTATTGTACTGGCCGTCTCACTTTTCGAAGCACTTTTTATTCTTCCGGCCCACCTGGCGCATAGTACCAAAAAAGAGCGATTTAAAATCGGCGATACCATCCACAAATATCAGCAGGCTTTTGCAAAACGTTTCAATCATTTTGTTGATACAAAATATCGCCGCTTCCTCGATACCTGCCTTCAAAACCGGTATATAACTTTAAGTATTGCAATTACTTTGCTCATTATTGTGGGAGGATATGGTTACAGCGATCACATGGGAATGGTCATGATGCCCGAAGATGCAGCCGATGAAATTGAAGCGGGAGTCAGTCTGCCGGTTGGAACCACCCCTACTCAGGCGGAAGCTGTAGCCATTGATATTACAGAAGCTACCCACCGGATGTTCGAAGAACACAATTTATATGAAGTAGCCGAAGGGATTAAAACCAATGTCCGTGGCCAGAGTTTTATTGATGTGGAAGTCGTCATGAAACCGCCAGACGAACGGGAAATGACCGCCCAGGAAGTGATTGAACTCTGGCGCGATCAGATTGGAGACATTCCCGGTGTAGATCAAATTACATTTGAAGCAGAACGCGGGCCGGGCGGTTTTCTTCCTGACATCAGTGTTGACCTGAGCCATTCGGATATCAAAGTACTCGAAGCGGCCAGCGAGGCATTTGTTGAACGGGTAGAACAATACAACGAAACTCGTGATGTAAACGATAATTACAATCGCGGCAAAACCCAGTTCGATTTCCGGCTTCTTCCCGAGGGGCGAAAACTTGGCCTCACCCCCGAAGATGTTGGGCGACAGTTGCGTGATGCTTTCTACGGAGCTTTGGCAATGCGGCAACTTCGTGGTACAAACGAGATTGAAGTCCGTGTAAAACTTCCGCGATATCAGCGGCAGGATATCTACCATCTCGAAGATTTCGTCATTCAAACGCCGAGCGGCGTTGAAGTTCCTTTATTAGATGTAGTAAGTATTGAGGAAGGCGAGGCATTCACAAACATTAACCGGCGGGATGGACGTCGTGTTGTGAGCGTCGGAATGGACGCTGAACCGGCAAGTGCCGTTACCAGGATTCTGGAATCTATTCAGACCGAAACCTTGCCGCAACTCCGGGCAGACTTCCCCGGAATTACCTGGAGTTTTGAAGGCAGCCAGGCGGAAATGCGTGAATCTACATCCGCACTTTGGGGCGGCTTTATGCTGGCTATGTTTGTGATTTATGCACTTCTGGCTATCGCATTTGGAAGCTATATTCAACCATTGATTGTAATGGGTGCCATTCCATTCGGAATTGTCGGGGCGGTTATCGGCCATATTTTATTGGGATATGATCTTTCACTGGTTAGCCTGATGGGTGTTATCGCTCTTTCAGGAGTGGTTCTGAACGATTCATTGATTATGATTGACTACGCAAACAAACAGAGAGATAAAGGTCATTCTGCTTTTGAAGCTATTCACGAAGCAGGACTTCGCCGTTTTCGTCCGATTATGTTGACAACCTTTACAACGTTTGGAGGCCTGACTCCTATTATTCTTGAACAATCGCGACAAGCCATTCAATTAATTCCAATGGCAATCTCTCTCGGGTTCGGTATCGTGTTCGCGACTTCCATCATCCTGGTGATTGTTCCTTGTCTTTATATGATTATGCAAGATGCAATCTCCGGATTGAAAACGGCTTAATTGACTATGGGGAATCTGTGAGATGGACTTACCACGGAATATCTTAGTGCGGTTTTTTTCAAATCACTATCTTTCTATGTACAAAGATTGATCGATAACTGATTGAAATCAAAAAGATTCGAATGAAAAATTATTCCTGTTTTTCCTTCAGCCCGAAAAACCACTATAAACTGCCTTATTTATTACTGGTGATTTTCTTCTCATTCGCTTCAAGCCCTTCGCTGTTTGCACAAACTTCAAATCCTAATATCCCTTCAGCCCCGCTTTTTGAAGACCCGATTTTTGCCGGTCCGGCTGATCCCACTGTGTTCTGGAATTATGAAGAAGAAAACTGGTGGATGATTTACACTCAAAGAAGAGCAAACTCAAATACTCCGGATTTAGCCTGGGTTCATGGAACGGCAATTGGCGTGGCATCATCCGATGACGGAGGAATAAACTGGACTTATCGTGGAACGCTCGATTTAGATTATGAACCGGGCCACAATACTTACTGGGCTCCGGATCTGTACTACGAGAATGGAACCTATTACATGTATGTGAGCTTCGTTCGGGGCATTCCAACAAAAAACTTTGATGACGAGCATAAAATCATCCTGTTTACCGCCAGTTCTATGTGGGATCTCTCTTTCAAAAAAGTAATAGATCTGCAATCAGCCAGAGTGATTGATCCGTCTGTTATTAAGCTTTCCGAGAACAAATACCGGATGTGGTTCAAAAATGAAAATGCAGGATATACTACACATTACGCCGACAGTAACGATCTGTTGAATTGGACTCCCAAAGGCCAGGCCGAAGAAAGAACAAATACCGAAGGCGCCAATGTTTTCCGATGGCAGGAAAAATTTTGGATGATAACCGATCCCTGGGAGGGCATTGAATTGCTCAGTTCTGATAATGCTGTAAACTGGGTAAAAGAAGGAATGATCTTGAGTGAGGTGGGACAACGAAAAGATGATACCGCAAAAGGCCACCATGCAGATGTTGTTCCGGCCGGAGAATTTGCATATGTCTTCTATCATGTAAATCCCCAGGAAAGTTTTGGCCCCACTACCTCCTGGGATACCATTGGCTTCACGCAGCGAAGGTCTGTGATCCAGGTGGCGCTACTTAGAATTGAAGGCGATTCCATCGTTGTTGACAGAGATCAACCCTTTCCTTTGGAGTTACAGATTCCTGATATCGATCCCTGAGAATTCTGGTTCTACTTTATTCAGAACATTTCACATTCGTCTTACTCTGATCGTTTGATATTCTCATCTGATAAAGAGACTACAATAAAATTACGTAGAGATATTGCATTTAAAATTTCTGTACTTTAACTTTGAAATAAAAAGTACTTTTCATGAAAGAAAATCAGGACTACATTAATGATATTGCCGAGATACGCTCCATGATGGAGAAATCTTCAAAATTCTTATCCCTCTCCGGTTGGGCTGGAATCATGGCGGGCATTTATGCTTTAGTGGGAGCTACCATTGCTTACAGTTTCTTTGATTTTAACCCCGACGAAATTTTTTACAGCTCCCCCTCCCTGCCAAATGTGATGCTTCTGGCCATAGTGATCCTGGTTATGGCACTTTTATCAGCCATGTTTTTTTCTTGGAAAAAGGCGAATCATGAAGGCGAAAAAATATGGAATGCTACTTCACGGCGGTTATTAACCCAGATGATGGTGCCATTGGCTGCGGGCGGAATACTGATCCTGGTTTTAATCTCCAAAGGATTGATCGGACTTATTGCCCCGCTGTCACTCCTGTTCTATGGACTTGCATTATATAATGCCGGAAACACCACCATTTTTGAAGTTCGCTTGATGGGCTATGTCCAGATCGCTCTTGGTTTGATAAGCGCACTGTACATTGAGTACGGATTGATTTACTGGGCTGTCGGGTTTGGTGTCATCCACATCGCCTACGGAATTTACATGCATTTCAGGTACGAACGGTGATCCATTGTGAAAATAGCCATTGATGATTTACATAAAGCATTTGAAAGCCGTGTGAGGCTGGGCATCATGTCTGCACTCGCTGTAAATGAAAGCCTTGATTTTACCTCACTGAAAGAATACCTGGACGTAACGGATGGAAATCTTGCCACTCATCTCAAGAAACTTGAAGATGAAAATTTTATTGGCGTGGAAAAATCCTTCATCGACCGCAAACCCAATACGAAATATTACATGACAAAAGAAGGGAAAAAAGCCTTCGATGAACACCTGAAAGTACTTGAACAGATCATCCAATCCCGCAAATAATAAAAACGCCTATGAAGACAAATAACTCAACGAAACTAAGAATACAGATCCTTCTGTCAATACTGATCATCGTACTGGGAATCGCCTTGATGCTGATAAAAATAGTAACAGACAGTGAGCCGGGAGCCATTCCTCTTTTACTGATTGTACTGGGTACTGCATGGTATTTCGTCACACGCAATCAGATGCGGACTGAACCTGCATGAATCAAAAAAATTTAACCCTTTACTTTGAATTTCAAAGTACTTTCATTCAATAACACATAATTAAATACCAACAATAAATATGAAAACAGAAAAAAACCTTTTCCAATCCGTTCTCTTTCTTTCTCTTATTACCGCGGGACTCTTACTTATCCCATTGATTGCCATGCAATTCACCGAAGAAGTTGTCTGGACTCTTGGCGATTTTGTGTTTGCCGGAATCCTCATTTTTGGAACAGGACTTACATATAAACTTGTCACCAGAAAATCGGAAAAACTTGCATACAAAATTGCATTCGCCATGGCCTGCGCTACCGGCTTTTTACTTGTCTGGGCAAATGGTGCCGTCGGCATTATCGGAGCTGAATCCAATCCTATCAACCTGTGGTTTTATGGTGTCCTTGCAATTGGATTGATCGGTGCGTTCTTAAGTCGCTTTCAACCCAAAGGAATGACGCTTACTTTATTTGTTACGGCTGTCGGCCAGGCATTGGTGGCTGCTATTGCAATCGGCGGCGGATATTATCAGGCTCCTACAAGCCCGGTTGTGGAAATTCTGGGAATCAACGGTTTCTTTATCCTCTTGTGGATTAGCTCAGCCATGATGTTCCGCCATGTGGCTGAGGGAAACGGTGAGCCGGACTTGAAAGCTGCCGCCTAAACATTTAAAGGGAGATCAAACCATGACAGAACCAGTAAAACCAAATATCGCTGAAAGTAATTATCAGGAAGGGATTCTTGTCTTCGGACTGGCCTTTGCAGCCGCTTTACTCATCAAACTTCCATCTTTCTTTGGGATCGACCTCGATCAGAATGATGGATTTTACATCCGCAATTTAAGCCTGTTCGTACTTCCAATTTTATCAGGTTATTTTGTTTGGAAACGAAGGCCAGATACCCGAATTCTCCCCTGGCTTGCTTTGTCTTTTGCTGTTGCTTTGGTTTTTGCCAACAGTTATCCATTTGAGCCTGAGGGACATACCGAAGCTCTTTTCGCAATGCATCTCCCCATTGCCCTCTGGTTGATCGTGGGCATCGCTTATACCGGCGGACAATGGAATAAAGCTGCGGAACGAATGAATTTCATTCGTTTCTCGGGAGAACTCTTTATCTATTACGTTCTGATTGCTCTCGGCGGAGCCGTCCTTATGGGATTTATGGCCATGATTTTCCAAACAATTGATATTGACATTGAACCGTTTTTCGAATCCTGGGTTTTGCCATGCGGAGCCGTCGGAGCTGTAGTCGTTGCTTCCTGGCTGGTAGAAATAAAACAAGGTATTGCTGAAAACCTGGCTCCTATATTGGCGCGGCTCTTTACGCCTATGTTTGCAATTGTACTTATCACTTTTCTCGGAACTCTTCTTTATACCGGCCAACCGCTTGAGATCGAACGAAACGTACTTATCGCTTTTGATTTATTACTCGTCGTAGTGTTGGGACTTTTACTTTACTCCATCTCTGCCCGAAAGCATGAATCACCTCCCGGTTTATTTGATATCATTCTAATTGTGCTACTAGTGAGTGCACTGTTTGCGGATGCCATCGCGCTCGGGGCAATATTCGGCCGAATCACCGAATTTGGCTTAACCCCGAACCGAGTGGTAGCACTGGGAATGAATGTGATTCTACTGATCAATCTGGTCTGGTCTGTCGTACTCTATATTCGGTTTATGCGCGGCCGGGCATTGTTTTCATCTCTTGAAAAATGGCAGACCGATTATATTCCGGTTTATGCAATTTGGGCAACGATTGTGGTCATTATTTTCCCGCCGTTGTTTGGATATATTTGATACTGTTAATCCTTTGATTTCATATTGAAACATTTCTCTGATTTTACATTTTCCTTGTTCCCAAGCTCTGCTTGGGAACACACATTTGAAGCCCTGCTTCCCTTCAAAAAAAAGGAGGACAGCTCTCATATCCCGTTCTAAACGAAACATTCGGGATGAATCAATCCCTCCAAAATGACTACAATTTTTCCATTGACAAATCTGTGGAAAAAGCCATAACATTAGAGAGTTTTTGACTTATTTGTCATTTTATGAAAATTGCATCAAATAAATTCATCGAGAATGCCTCTGCCGGGAAGCTCATTCTCCTTGGATATTTGCTCATTCTGCTCGCCGGTTTTATCCTGTTATCTCTTCCCTTTAGCGTCAGTACAACAGTCACCTCACTCGACCATTTTTTCATCGCCACATCGGCCCTGTCCACTACAGGATTGGTTTCTGTTGGCATAAGCGAAAATTACTCGTTTTTTGGAGAACTGGTCATTTTGCTGCTTATTCAGTTGGGCGGAATCGGTTATATGTCCCTCGGATCTTTTATTATTTTAGGATCCAAGAGACGAATATCAAAAACCGGTGTCAAATTACTCGAATTTGATTTCAGCCTTCCCAAAGGATTCAGCATCCTTCACTTCGTAAAAAATGTCATCTGGTTCAGTTTGCTAATTGAATTGGCAGGTGCAATTTTTCTATACTTCATTTTTCTAAACCAGGATGTCTCGAACCCGATTTGGAATGCTATTTTTCACAGTATCTCAGCCTTCTGCACAGCGGGATTTAGTCTATTCAATACCAGCTTTGAAGCATTTAAGGATCATTTCTGGCTAAACCTGGTGATCTCCGCTCTTTCTTTTTCTGGTGCTATCGGGTTTATCGTATTCTCAGATGTTTACGAAAGGCTTGCCGGACGCAAAAAGCAGATCACATACACCAGCCGAATCATTCTCCGCTTCACAATCATCATGATCGCATTTGGAACGGTGATTCTTTTTGTTTCGGACTCAAACCTGCTGCAATATCCTGCCTGGGAACGGCTCATGGTTGCCGCATTTCAGAGCATGACAGCACTAACTACCGTGGGATTCAACACGTTTCCCATCCAGGATCTGCTTGGGGCTTCCATATTTCTGATAATTATGCTAATGCTCATGGGCGCTTCACCTTCGGGAACGGGTGGAGGTATCAAGTCCACTACAATGACAGCTTTGTATGCAGAAGTTATTTCAACACTGAGAGGAAAGAAAAAAGTTACCTACCTCGGCAGAATCATCCCCAGTCACAGGATTAAAATGGCATCCAGTAACTTCTTCTTCTATACCTTCATCCTGACCTGCGGAATTTTTCTTCTTTTGCTGACCGAATCACATCCCGTCTTTGATACCATTTTCGAAGCAACGTCTGCTTTGGGAACCGTCGGGTTGAGTACCGGTATCACAGGAAGTTTATCACCGCTCGGCAAAGTGATTATTATTATCCTGATGTTTCTTGGCAGGATTGGCCCACTTTCCATTGGTGTGGCTCTTATGACCGTGACCGATGAAGATGCCATAGAATCAGAGCAGGATATTGCGATATGATTTGATAAATCAGAAGCTCAGAATCTTGTCTTGTTCCTTGTTCCCAAGCTCTGCTTCCCTTCAAAAAGAAGCGGAGCTTAACATTCCGTTCCGAACGGGACGTTCGGAACGAGTAAAAGAGTAAAAGAAGTTTTCGACTTCATTCTTTCGCTACCGCTCTTTCTTTGCGCTCAAACTGACAGTTTTTTATAAAGCTAAACCTTCGGTTCCTGCTGACTCAAACAATGAAAAGATCCCAATCCCCAGATAATATCAATCGAATTAATGCCGACTACTTTACGATTCGGAAAGTAATTCTGCAGGATGTCCAACGCCTTTTCATCATTCGGATCGTCAAAAACCGGGACAATCACATAGTTGTTGCAGATATAGAAATTAGCATAGGAACATGGAAGACGCTGTCCCTGGTAATACCGAGCTGATGGCATCGGTAGTTCCACAACATTCAGTGGTTTTCCCTCTTCGGTTTTCAGGATTTGCAATCGCTCCAGGTTTTCCCTCAGCGGTTGATAATTTTCATCGGAAGAGTCTTCTTCAACAACCGTAACCACGGTGCCCTCATTTACAAATCGGGTCAGGTCGTCGATGTGTCCGTCGGTGTCATCGCCCACAATTCCGTCCCCCAGCCAGAGAATATTTGTCACGCCATAAAATCCCCGAAGGTATTCTTCAATTTGCTCTTTTGTGAGATGTGGATTGCGGTTTTCATTCAGCAAACAAGACGTCGTGGTGAGCACGGTTCCCTTTCCGTTGAAATCCACCGATCCGCCTTCCATCACAATATCGACAATGGTAAACGGCAGTTTTTTTTGCAGCGCTATTCTTCTCGGAATCGCATCATCCAGATCATACGGCGGATATTTTTCGCCCCAGGCATTGTATCCCCAGTCCACAATTATTTTGTTGTGATCAGCTTCCGGATTCACCAAAAACGCCGGGCCATGATCGCGGCACCAGGCATCATTCGTTGGATTCAAATAGAAAAAAATCCGGTTCATATCAGCCCCGGCTTTTTCAATTACCGAATATGCTTCTTCAGCCATTTTTTTATTGCCGACGTTGATATTCACCTTCTCCCCTTCCGCCACCAACTTTATGAACTGAGTATAGGCTGGAAAAATACTTTCGATCTTGCCCGGCCATGTATCAGGATTGTGAGGCCAGCTCAGCCAGGTCGCTTCGTGTTCGGCAAACTCCGCGGGAAAATAGTAGCCTTTTTCGGCAGGAATCCCTTCAAACGTTGGCTTTGGATCGGGATTCTCAGGAGCTTCAACGAGATTCATCTTCATCTAAAAACCTCTTGGTGATGGGATCATATGAGTCGATTCGACGATCTCTTAAAAACGGCCAGTGAGTTCGGTATTCGTTGGATTTGGTCATGGAGAGAGATTCCACGTGCACTTCTTCGTCTGTATGAGAAGCCTGGTATAAAATCCGCCCGAATGAGTTGGTGACAAACGAACCGCCCCAGAAATTCATCTCGCCTTCGGCACCCACACGATTCACAGAAATCACGGGGATTCCGTTGGCCACAGAATGCGACCGCTGAATGGTTTGCCACGCCTGGTATTGTTCGTTATTGGTTGGATCATCCTGCGAACGATGCCATCCGATTGCCGTGGGATAGAACAACATCTCAGCCCCTTTTAACGTCGTAATCCTGGCGGCTTCGGGATACCACTGATCCCAGCAGATCAGCACGCCAATCTTTGCAAATTTCGTATCGAAAATCCGGTAGCCGGTATCGCCGGGTGTGAAGTAGAATTTCTCGTAATAACCGGGATCATCCGGAATATGCATTTTGCGATATTTGCCGAGATACGAACCGTCAGCATCCAGCACCGCGGTGGTATTGTGATAGAGCCCTTCCGCCCGTTTTTCAAACAGCGATGCGACAATGACCACACCCAGTTCACCGGCCAGTTTCCCAAGGGCCTCCGTACTGGGACCGGGAATTGGTTCTGCCAGTTTAAAATTGTCATAGTCTTCCACATCGCAAAAATAGAGCGACCGAAACAGCTCTTGCAGACACACAATTTGAGCGCCTTTCCCGGCAGCTTCTCTCACTTTTTCGATGGCTTTAATCAGATTTTCTTCGGAATTTTTTGTACAACTCATTTGTACGATCCCAACGTTCACATTTCGTTCTGACACGATCAACTCCGTTTATTTTATTCACTGCTAAAGTTAGCCAATAAACCGCGTTGTTGAAACAGGCGAATGTTGGATTTCAGATTGGAGAGTTGACACGATTGATGTATACTCTCTCATCAAAAAGAAAAAGAATGGACGAAAAAATCATATCTAAAGATCGGGGTTTTGCAATCGGTTTAATTTTGGGCCTG
This genomic interval carries:
- a CDS encoding efflux RND transporter permease subunit, translated to MSINDSNNKYSGPIAFMAKNPIAANLLMIILIVGGVWTAFNMQKEVFPQYQLDIVEVSVVYPGASPAEVEQGILRPVEEAIRGVQGIKEVTSEAQEGSGQISIELVVGTDRMKTYQDIDQAVNRIRTFPDNIEEPEVQLQSNQQEVMTIGIYGDADIWTLRKLAESVRDQLMSHEEITQVEIGNVPDYVTHVEIPRDRLREYGLTLGDVANLIAQSSEDIPAGAVETSAGEILLRMQERKQWADEYGNIELIASENGGSVTLAVIADITDGFEETGFHGEFNRVPTVDLEIYRIGSQSPLTISEAVVDILDQAQLTFPPGVQYRIDSSAADDFQERLSLLMENGVLAIIIVMVILALFLEYRLAFWVMMGMTISFVGAVLFLPLANLSINMISMFGFLVVLGIVVDDAIVVGENVYEYRERGYSFLDAAIEGTKDMGRPVTFAILTNIIAFVPLLFMPGVTGKYWWPLPAVVIIVLAVSLFEALFILPAHLAHSTKKERFKIGDTIHKYQQAFAKRFNHFVDTKYRRFLDTCLQNRYITLSIAITLLIIVGGYGYSDHMGMVMMPEDAADEIEAGVSLPVGTTPTQAEAVAIDITEATHRMFEEHNLYEVAEGIKTNVRGQSFIDVEVVMKPPDEREMTAQEVIELWRDQIGDIPGVDQITFEAERGPGGFLPDISVDLSHSDIKVLEAASEAFVERVEQYNETRDVNDNYNRGKTQFDFRLLPEGRKLGLTPEDVGRQLRDAFYGALAMRQLRGTNEIEVRVKLPRYQRQDIYHLEDFVIQTPSGVEVPLLDVVSIEEGEAFTNINRRDGRRVVSVGMDAEPASAVTRILESIQTETLPQLRADFPGITWSFEGSQAEMRESTSALWGGFMLAMFVIYALLAIAFGSYIQPLIVMGAIPFGIVGAVIGHILLGYDLSLVSLMGVIALSGVVLNDSLIMIDYANKQRDKGHSAFEAIHEAGLRRFRPIMLTTFTTFGGLTPIILEQSRQAIQLIPMAISLGFGIVFATSIILVIVPCLYMIMQDAISGLKTA
- a CDS encoding family 43 glycosylhydrolase — encoded protein: MKNYSCFSFSPKNHYKLPYLLLVIFFSFASSPSLFAQTSNPNIPSAPLFEDPIFAGPADPTVFWNYEEENWWMIYTQRRANSNTPDLAWVHGTAIGVASSDDGGINWTYRGTLDLDYEPGHNTYWAPDLYYENGTYYMYVSFVRGIPTKNFDDEHKIILFTASSMWDLSFKKVIDLQSARVIDPSVIKLSENKYRMWFKNENAGYTTHYADSNDLLNWTPKGQAEERTNTEGANVFRWQEKFWMITDPWEGIELLSSDNAVNWVKEGMILSEVGQRKDDTAKGHHADVVPAGEFAYVFYHVNPQESFGPTTSWDTIGFTQRRSVIQVALLRIEGDSIVVDRDQPFPLELQIPDIDP
- a CDS encoding winged helix-turn-helix domain-containing protein, translating into MKIAIDDLHKAFESRVRLGIMSALAVNESLDFTSLKEYLDVTDGNLATHLKKLEDENFIGVEKSFIDRKPNTKYYMTKEGKKAFDEHLKVLEQIIQSRK
- a CDS encoding TrkH family potassium uptake protein, producing MKIASNKFIENASAGKLILLGYLLILLAGFILLSLPFSVSTTVTSLDHFFIATSALSTTGLVSVGISENYSFFGELVILLLIQLGGIGYMSLGSFIILGSKRRISKTGVKLLEFDFSLPKGFSILHFVKNVIWFSLLIELAGAIFLYFIFLNQDVSNPIWNAIFHSISAFCTAGFSLFNTSFEAFKDHFWLNLVISALSFSGAIGFIVFSDVYERLAGRKKQITYTSRIILRFTIIMIAFGTVILFVSDSNLLQYPAWERLMVAAFQSMTALTTVGFNTFPIQDLLGASIFLIIMLMLMGASPSGTGGGIKSTTMTALYAEVISTLRGKKKVTYLGRIIPSHRIKMASSNFFFYTFILTCGIFLLLLTESHPVFDTIFEATSALGTVGLSTGITGSLSPLGKVIIIILMFLGRIGPLSIGVALMTVTDEDAIESEQDIAI
- a CDS encoding agmatine deiminase family protein, whose product is MNLVEAPENPDPKPTFEGIPAEKGYYFPAEFAEHEATWLSWPHNPDTWPGKIESIFPAYTQFIKLVAEGEKVNINVGNKKMAEEAYSVIEKAGADMNRIFFYLNPTNDAWCRDHGPAFLVNPEADHNKIIVDWGYNAWGEKYPPYDLDDAIPRRIALQKKLPFTIVDIVMEGGSVDFNGKGTVLTTTSCLLNENRNPHLTKEQIEEYLRGFYGVTNILWLGDGIVGDDTDGHIDDLTRFVNEGTVVTVVEEDSSDENYQPLRENLERLQILKTEEGKPLNVVELPMPSARYYQGQRLPCSYANFYICNNYVIVPVFDDPNDEKALDILQNYFPNRKVVGINSIDIIWGLGSFHCLSQQEPKV
- a CDS encoding carbon-nitrogen hydrolase: MSERNVNVGIVQMSCTKNSEENLIKAIEKVREAAGKGAQIVCLQELFRSLYFCDVEDYDNFKLAEPIPGPSTEALGKLAGELGVVIVASLFEKRAEGLYHNTTAVLDADGSYLGKYRKMHIPDDPGYYEKFYFTPGDTGYRIFDTKFAKIGVLICWDQWYPEAARITTLKGAEMLFYPTAIGWHRSQDDPTNNEQYQAWQTIQRSHSVANGIPVISVNRVGAEGEMNFWGGSFVTNSFGRILYQASHTDEEVHVESLSMTKSNEYRTHWPFLRDRRIDSYDPITKRFLDEDESR